The following are encoded in a window of Mycobacterium sp. ELW1 genomic DNA:
- the glpR gene encoding gephyrin-like molybdotransferase receptor GlpR has product MPSIPQSLLWISLVVLWLFVLVPMLISKRDNVRRTSDVALATRVLNGGEKSRRFKRSGPSAGHRHDPDWQPEEDQFDELDSDDEVTPSRTRTVVVVAAVTEEAESDYLDVDVVDEDSGALPVGGTARSAQVQPSLFDEAPAPVVAEPVAEVEETDETSDETSDEQADTAPASDDTDQFQAVTEDQPQDGTDDEYEYVEDTSGLEAEDEPATTVTPRASRPRRSESTTAAAVSARKYRFRKRMLMAMAAVMVVTAVLSFTVSSDLWWVTGVAGAVTVLYLGYLRRQTRIEEQVRRRRQQRMARSRLGVENTQDREFDVVPSRLRRPGAAVLDIDDEDPIFEHLDEVAFARHFDLPRAAGQ; this is encoded by the coding sequence ATGCCAAGCATCCCCCAATCATTGCTCTGGATTTCGCTTGTGGTGCTGTGGTTGTTCGTGTTGGTCCCGATGCTCATCAGCAAGCGTGACAACGTCCGCCGGACCAGTGACGTCGCGCTCGCCACCCGAGTGCTCAACGGCGGCGAGAAGTCGCGCCGGTTCAAGCGCAGCGGCCCGTCGGCCGGTCATCGGCACGACCCGGACTGGCAGCCCGAAGAGGACCAGTTCGACGAGTTGGACTCCGACGACGAGGTGACGCCGTCGCGCACCCGCACGGTCGTTGTGGTGGCCGCGGTCACCGAAGAGGCCGAGTCGGATTACCTCGACGTCGACGTGGTCGACGAGGACTCCGGCGCACTGCCGGTCGGAGGCACCGCCCGCAGCGCCCAGGTCCAGCCGAGCCTGTTCGACGAAGCCCCGGCGCCGGTGGTGGCCGAACCCGTGGCGGAGGTCGAGGAGACCGACGAGACCAGCGACGAGACCAGCGACGAGCAGGCCGACACCGCGCCCGCGAGCGATGACACCGATCAGTTCCAGGCGGTCACCGAGGATCAGCCGCAGGACGGCACCGACGACGAATACGAATATGTCGAGGACACTTCAGGTCTGGAGGCCGAGGACGAGCCTGCGACGACCGTGACGCCGCGGGCGAGCCGGCCGCGTCGTTCGGAGTCCACGACGGCCGCGGCGGTCAGCGCGCGCAAGTACCGCTTCCGCAAGCGGATGCTGATGGCGATGGCCGCGGTCATGGTCGTCACGGCAGTGCTGTCCTTCACCGTCAGCTCCGATCTGTGGTGGGTCACCGGTGTGGCCGGTGCCGTGACAGTGCTGTACCTGGGCTACCTGCGTCGTCAGACCAGGATCGAGGAGCAGGTGCGCCGGCGTCGCCAGCAGCGGATGGCACGCTCGCGGCTCGGGGTCGAGAACACCCAGGACCGCGAATTCGACGTCGTACCGTCCCGGCTGCGCCGTCCCGGTGCCGCGGTGCTGGACATCGACGATGAGGACCCGATCTTCGAGCACCTCGACGAGGTGGCGTTCGCGCGGCACTTCGACCTGCCGCGGGCGGCAGGCCAGTAG
- a CDS encoding PPOX class F420-dependent oxidoreductase — translation MEELSDDAAAFLSEGTRTAKLAYVAADGRPLVAPVWFIVDGGQLVFNTGKATAKGRALSRDPRVAICVDDQEPPFSFVQVQGTASLSEDPDELLDLATRIAARYMGAERAEEFGRRNGVPGELVVRVTPTKVITAFDVAD, via the coding sequence ATGGAAGAACTCTCCGATGACGCGGCCGCGTTCCTCTCCGAGGGCACTCGCACGGCCAAACTCGCCTATGTCGCGGCAGACGGCAGGCCGCTCGTTGCCCCGGTGTGGTTCATCGTCGACGGCGGCCAGCTCGTCTTCAACACCGGAAAGGCGACCGCCAAAGGCCGCGCGCTGAGCCGCGACCCACGGGTCGCGATCTGCGTCGACGATCAGGAACCGCCGTTCTCGTTCGTTCAGGTTCAGGGCACCGCGTCGCTCAGCGAGGATCCCGACGAATTGCTCGACCTCGCGACCCGGATCGCGGCCCGCTACATGGGCGCCGAGCGCGCCGAAGAATTCGGCAGGCGCAACGGCGTGCCGGGCGAATTGGTCGTGCGGGTGACCCCGACGAAGGTGATCACGGCGTTCGACGTCGCCGACTGA
- a CDS encoding DUF5313 domain-containing protein, producing MGQLIMYSYGFRRLPDSMREWVANDLAGPGAVKRFMLKAAIPPFFLLAPFWLLPVENNSVYVHAEMTVPLYLWTLAISLALNKVWRRHRLAVHGLDPNLVDVIKRQKNARVEEDYIARFGPRPQDAEHQKNSNPFF from the coding sequence CTGGGCCAACTCATCATGTACTCGTACGGGTTCCGACGCCTGCCCGATTCCATGCGGGAATGGGTCGCGAACGATCTCGCGGGACCCGGCGCCGTCAAGCGGTTCATGCTCAAAGCGGCGATCCCGCCGTTCTTCCTCCTGGCGCCGTTCTGGCTGCTGCCGGTGGAGAACAACTCTGTCTACGTGCACGCCGAGATGACGGTGCCGCTCTATCTGTGGACGCTCGCGATTTCGCTTGCGCTGAACAAAGTTTGGCGGCGGCATCGGCTCGCCGTGCACGGCCTGGATCCGAATCTGGTCGACGTGATCAAGCGGCAGAAGAACGCCCGCGTCGAAGAGGATTACATCGCCCGATTCGGCCCGCGCCCCCAGGACGCCGAACACCAGAAGAACAGCAACCCGTTCTTCTGA
- a CDS encoding GNAT family N-acetyltransferase produces the protein MVEVREAVPDDAMALAQVHVRSWRAGYRGLVAQSYLDALDPEERAKRFVLEAMELRGPYTLVAVDHGAICGHVTIGQSRDDDMPDSGEVWALYVDPQRWGTGIGRALLAAGCDRLRTAGHQRAFLWVLSANDGARRFYERAGWSADGRERFDVFGDTPVRKSSYGTLLEDSGSHT, from the coding sequence GTGGTCGAAGTCCGAGAAGCCGTCCCCGATGATGCGATGGCGCTCGCGCAGGTACATGTCCGGTCCTGGCGTGCTGGTTACCGGGGCCTCGTCGCGCAGAGTTACCTGGACGCGTTGGACCCCGAGGAGCGGGCGAAGCGGTTTGTTCTGGAAGCCATGGAACTCCGCGGTCCCTACACCCTGGTGGCGGTCGATCACGGCGCGATCTGCGGCCACGTCACGATCGGGCAATCGCGCGACGATGACATGCCCGACAGCGGTGAGGTGTGGGCGCTCTATGTCGACCCGCAGCGCTGGGGCACCGGGATCGGCCGTGCGCTGCTGGCCGCCGGCTGCGACCGCTTGCGGACGGCCGGGCACCAACGCGCGTTCCTGTGGGTACTGTCGGCGAACGACGGCGCGCGGCGCTTCTACGAACGGGCCGGGTGGAGTGCCGACGGACGCGAGCGATTCGACGTCTTCGGCGACACTCCCGTGCGCAAGTCGAGTTACGGCACCCTGCTCGAGGATTCAGGGAGCCACACGTAG
- a CDS encoding GNAT family protein: MNLWRNSSLHPGWPAAVGPLRVGAGVIRLRPVRMRDAAMWSRIRLADRRYLEPWEPTAEVDWTVRHAVSSWPPVCSGLRAEARKGRMLPYVIELDGQFSGQLTIGNVTHGALRSAWIGYWVSSAVTGAGVATGALALGLDHCFGPVGLHRVEATVRPENAASRAVLAKVGFREEGLLERYLDVDGAWRDHLLVGMTVEEVEGSVTGRLVHRGLAHWA; encoded by the coding sequence GTGAATTTGTGGCGAAACAGTTCCCTGCACCCGGGCTGGCCCGCTGCCGTCGGTCCGCTGCGGGTGGGCGCCGGGGTCATCCGATTGCGGCCGGTGCGAATGCGCGACGCGGCGATGTGGAGCCGCATCCGCTTGGCCGACCGCCGCTACCTCGAGCCGTGGGAGCCGACGGCTGAGGTGGATTGGACTGTGCGGCACGCGGTTTCGTCTTGGCCGCCGGTGTGTTCGGGCCTTCGGGCGGAGGCGCGCAAGGGCCGGATGCTGCCGTATGTGATCGAACTCGACGGGCAGTTCAGCGGTCAGCTGACGATCGGCAACGTGACGCACGGGGCGTTGCGCTCAGCCTGGATCGGTTACTGGGTGTCCAGTGCCGTCACCGGCGCGGGGGTGGCCACCGGTGCGCTGGCACTGGGGCTCGACCACTGCTTCGGGCCGGTCGGCCTGCATCGGGTGGAGGCGACGGTGCGCCCGGAGAATGCGGCGAGTCGCGCGGTGCTGGCCAAGGTCGGGTTCCGCGAGGAGGGCCTGCTGGAGCGGTACCTCGATGTCGACGGCGCGTGGCGCGACCACCTGCTGGTGGGGATGACAGTGGAAGAGGTCGAGGGCTCGGTTACGGGTCGGCTGGTGCACCGCGGGCTGGCGCACTGGGCGTGA
- a CDS encoding cytochrome P450 → MTSADTGLGLALFEDRYIQDPHPLYASMHQTGDVHRIGNSGFYAVSSWDAVNEAVARPDDFSSNLTATMMYAPPDTVSAFPIGELGGDIQALATADEPVHSVHRKLLLPQLAAKRIRGAEAFIAETAGALWDTSVDDGGVEWMSAIANRLPMMIVGRIIGVPDTDIDRIIQWGYSATQVVEGLVTPAQMESAGVAVMELSTYIADQFRQAAAEPRGNLLGDLAAACAAGDLSDTAALAMMITLFSAGGESTASLIGSAAYLLATHPDVQRRIRGRPDLLGAFLEEVLRYEPPFRGHYRHVVRDTELCGVELEAGSRLLLLWGAANRDPSHFDDPAEFRLDRQAGKGHITFGKGAHFCVGAALARLEAQIVIGQLVERTTTIGAAEVGRWLPSLLVRRLERLRLSFV, encoded by the coding sequence ATGACATCGGCGGATACCGGCCTGGGGCTGGCGCTCTTCGAGGACCGGTACATCCAGGATCCGCACCCGCTGTACGCGAGCATGCATCAGACCGGCGACGTCCACCGCATCGGCAACTCGGGCTTCTACGCCGTGAGCAGTTGGGATGCGGTCAACGAGGCGGTCGCTCGCCCCGATGACTTCTCCTCGAACCTGACCGCCACCATGATGTACGCGCCGCCGGACACCGTCTCCGCCTTCCCGATCGGTGAACTCGGCGGCGACATCCAAGCCTTGGCGACTGCGGATGAACCAGTGCATTCGGTCCACCGGAAACTCCTGTTGCCCCAACTGGCCGCGAAGCGAATCCGCGGCGCCGAAGCGTTCATCGCGGAAACCGCAGGCGCCCTGTGGGACACGAGTGTCGATGACGGTGGCGTCGAGTGGATGAGCGCGATCGCCAACCGGCTGCCGATGATGATCGTCGGCCGGATCATCGGAGTGCCCGATACCGACATCGACCGAATCATCCAGTGGGGATACTCGGCCACCCAGGTGGTCGAAGGCCTGGTGACCCCCGCTCAGATGGAGTCCGCCGGGGTCGCCGTGATGGAGCTCAGCACGTACATCGCCGACCAATTCCGACAGGCTGCGGCCGAACCCCGCGGCAACCTACTGGGTGATCTGGCCGCGGCATGTGCCGCCGGCGACCTCAGTGACACTGCGGCGCTGGCGATGATGATCACACTGTTCAGCGCCGGCGGCGAATCGACCGCGTCGCTGATCGGTTCTGCCGCTTACCTTCTCGCAACCCATCCCGACGTACAGCGCCGGATCCGCGGCCGGCCGGACTTGCTCGGGGCGTTCCTGGAGGAAGTGCTTCGGTACGAGCCACCGTTCCGCGGGCACTACCGCCATGTCGTCCGTGACACCGAGTTGTGTGGCGTCGAACTCGAGGCGGGTTCGCGGTTGCTCCTGTTGTGGGGCGCTGCCAACCGGGACCCGTCCCACTTCGATGATCCCGCTGAGTTCCGGCTCGACCGACAGGCTGGAAAGGGGCACATCACCTTTGGGAAGGGCGCGCACTTCTGCGTGGGGGCCGCGTTGGCGCGCTTGGAAGCTCAGATCGTCATCGGCCAGCTTGTGGAGCGAACCACGACGATCGGCGCCGCCGAGGTCGGCCGATGGCTGCCGAGCCTTCTGGTACGTCGTCTCGAGCGGCTGCGGCTCAGCTTCGTGTGA
- a CDS encoding TetR/AcrR family transcriptional regulator produces MSRNDWVLGGDRAAAAAERIYTAATELVIREGLDALDIDTLAARVHCSRATVYRHAGGKGQIRDAVLMRLAAGIIDAVRQSVAGLTGAERVITAITVALHQIRSDPLRRLMFSGGTSPDLRELHSSPVLAHLAAELTGITDDDPQAAQWIVRVVVSLAYSPIASVGEERAVLERFVAPAFATR; encoded by the coding sequence ATGTCTCGCAACGACTGGGTCCTGGGCGGCGACCGCGCCGCGGCGGCGGCGGAGCGCATCTACACCGCCGCGACCGAGCTCGTCATCCGCGAGGGGTTGGACGCATTGGACATCGACACCCTGGCCGCGCGGGTCCACTGTTCGCGGGCCACGGTGTATCGCCATGCCGGCGGCAAGGGTCAGATCCGTGATGCGGTGCTGATGCGGCTGGCGGCGGGCATCATCGACGCGGTTCGGCAATCCGTGGCGGGACTCACCGGCGCGGAGCGGGTGATCACCGCAATCACGGTGGCGCTCCATCAGATCCGATCCGATCCGCTGCGGCGCTTGATGTTCAGTGGCGGCACTTCACCGGACCTGAGGGAGTTGCATTCCTCGCCGGTGCTCGCCCACCTCGCCGCCGAGCTCACCGGTATCACCGACGACGATCCGCAGGCTGCGCAATGGATTGTCCGCGTTGTCGTGTCGTTGGCCTACTCGCCGATCGCGAGTGTGGGCGAGGAGCGTGCGGTGTTGGAGCGCTTCGTGGCACCCGCGTTCGCGACGCGGTGA
- a CDS encoding DUF4239 domain-containing protein, producing the protein MSGWIVSHIPPGLLLVVLIVVIGGGGMLLAAGVRRLFPALTRDEHNDVTKFTYSFIGFIYAFFIGFIVSSMWGQIATADANARAEGSAAIEMARDLGVFEKADADRIRQSLLDYENAAIAEWNSDRSARSPDADAALAKVSAAYHQVTATTDSQKALLSSSYANLDKVSQARTVRLLTAREDTGPPWPLWAVIFLTSAMVLGTVIIYGVEKAGMHYPMVAIVGLIVATNLFLILELSHPFIGGISTSPDPLYEVVSVLTTQQ; encoded by the coding sequence ATGAGTGGGTGGATCGTCAGTCACATCCCGCCGGGCCTGCTTCTTGTCGTCCTGATCGTCGTGATCGGCGGGGGAGGGATGCTGCTCGCCGCGGGCGTGCGACGCCTGTTCCCGGCCCTGACCCGTGACGAGCACAATGACGTCACCAAGTTCACCTATAGCTTCATCGGCTTCATCTATGCGTTCTTCATCGGTTTCATCGTCTCGTCGATGTGGGGACAGATCGCCACCGCCGACGCCAACGCCCGGGCCGAGGGTTCGGCAGCTATCGAAATGGCCAGGGATCTAGGGGTTTTCGAGAAGGCCGATGCCGATCGGATCCGGCAGAGCCTGCTCGACTACGAGAACGCCGCCATCGCGGAGTGGAACAGCGACCGCAGCGCCCGGTCACCGGACGCCGACGCCGCTCTGGCGAAGGTGTCGGCGGCCTACCATCAGGTGACCGCGACGACCGACAGCCAGAAGGCTCTCCTGTCGAGCTCATACGCCAACTTGGACAAGGTAAGTCAGGCCCGTACCGTCCGTCTGCTCACCGCACGCGAAGACACCGGTCCGCCGTGGCCGTTGTGGGCCGTCATCTTCCTCACCAGCGCGATGGTTCTGGGCACTGTGATCATCTACGGCGTGGAGAAGGCCGGGATGCACTACCCGATGGTGGCGATCGTCGGCCTCATCGTGGCGACCAATCTGTTTCTCATCCTCGAGCTTTCCCATCCGTTCATCGGTGGCATCTCCACGTCGCCGGACCCGCTGTACGAGGTTGTCTCGGTTCTCACCACCCAACAGTGA
- a CDS encoding histidine phosphatase family protein — MRDHAGVRHRALKALATIVSAVAFFVMSALPAWAADSITLTWVRHGESYGNVAGAGIDTKVPGPHLTELGEQQAEAIAQQLKDGGYDSIYVSDMIRTHETAAPLATETGLTPIQEGGFWEISAGIFEGSPIDSGLGRIGYFLIPVAWTLGLRSLPIPLGENGNGFESRVNGAIASVIANGDTKPVIFSHGATIMVWTMMNVDNPDVMLMLTHPLGNTAVVVVTGNPEDGWTLQSWDGVAVSQNPSLAGKLFVNTRSLIVAPQTAVYNVVQAAKTGDIRKVVAAVRDGVALVAKAGVDFVKNSVTDIAQAIRGALPAAASPVVSPLAAKMKSPAAAAAKAEPGKVNAGSSRKAASKADASGQGASSGKADGGAKKGTGSSRRAAHKAAA; from the coding sequence ATGAGAGACCACGCAGGAGTTCGGCATCGGGCACTGAAAGCACTGGCGACGATCGTCTCGGCGGTCGCGTTCTTCGTGATGTCGGCGCTGCCTGCCTGGGCCGCCGACTCGATCACCCTGACCTGGGTGCGGCACGGCGAGTCCTACGGCAACGTCGCCGGAGCCGGTATCGACACCAAGGTGCCCGGCCCGCATCTCACCGAGCTCGGCGAGCAGCAGGCCGAAGCCATCGCCCAGCAGCTCAAAGACGGTGGCTACGACAGCATCTACGTCTCCGACATGATCCGCACCCACGAGACGGCGGCCCCGCTCGCGACGGAAACCGGACTCACCCCGATCCAGGAGGGCGGCTTTTGGGAGATCAGCGCCGGCATCTTCGAGGGATCGCCGATCGACAGCGGGCTCGGTCGGATCGGCTACTTCCTGATCCCGGTGGCCTGGACCCTCGGGCTGCGCAGCCTGCCCATCCCGCTCGGTGAGAACGGCAACGGCTTCGAGTCCCGAGTCAACGGTGCGATCGCCTCGGTGATCGCCAATGGTGACACCAAGCCGGTGATCTTCTCGCACGGTGCCACGATCATGGTCTGGACGATGATGAACGTCGACAACCCCGACGTCATGCTCATGCTCACCCATCCGCTGGGCAACACCGCTGTCGTGGTGGTGACCGGCAACCCGGAGGACGGCTGGACGCTGCAGAGCTGGGATGGTGTTGCCGTCAGCCAGAATCCGTCGCTCGCAGGCAAGTTGTTCGTCAATACGCGCAGCCTGATCGTGGCGCCGCAGACCGCGGTCTACAACGTCGTCCAGGCCGCCAAGACCGGCGACATCCGCAAGGTGGTGGCCGCCGTGCGTGACGGCGTTGCCCTGGTCGCCAAGGCGGGCGTCGACTTCGTCAAGAACTCGGTCACCGATATCGCGCAGGCGATCCGCGGCGCACTGCCCGCCGCGGCGAGCCCGGTGGTCAGTCCCCTTGCCGCCAAGATGAAGTCGCCCGCTGCGGCGGCGGCCAAGGCGGAACCGGGCAAGGTCAACGCCGGGTCCAGCCGCAAGGCCGCGTCGAAGGCCGATGCCTCCGGCCAGGGCGCCAGCAGTGGCAAGGCCGACGGGGGAGCCAAGAAGGGCACCGGCTCCAGCCGGCGGGCCGCGCACAAAGCGGCTGCCTGA
- the treS gene encoding maltose alpha-D-glucosyltransferase: MSQTVESMPDDGPPDEGETGNAPAEITYDEHLHPARPRTLRFRPRVRNPFVRRSIAQDGSPTADNQAYVSWLLSQSMLADANEISQQFSGQGSMWQNPYATPSPRSAVEAASVWFTAYPLSLITRPDESFLKAMADEAMWKAFAEIGIEGIHTGPVKRAGGIAGWQLTPSVDGHFDRISTQIDPAFGTEDEFRQMCGTANWYGGTILDDIVPGHTGKGADFRLAEMKYADYPGIYHMIDIDPLDWEHLPDVPHGRDSVNVDAATEEWLDKAGYIIGRLQRVIFYAEGIKETNWSVTRPVVGIDGVERRWVYLHYFKEGQPSINWLDPSFAGMRLVIGDALHSLTDLGSGGLRLDANGFLGAEKTSGDDGVGWSEGHPLSQAANQFIGSMVRKLGGFTFQELNLTIDDIKETSGTGADLSYDFVNRPAYHHALATADTEFLRLTLRTAIELGVDPASLVHALQNHDELTYELVHWSNGHKDDVYTYKGHEITGEALGERVRADLTEALTGAAAPYNRVFTTNGIACTTATVIAATLGYRDLDDIDDDIDRIRRAHLLLAMFNALQPGVFALSGWDLCGMLTLPSAEVADLMHGGDTRWIHRAAHDLMGVNPAATKSNAGMPRGRSLYGSIPEQLADDTSFLRQLQAILRVRAHYGIATSRQVDIPEVSHRGMLVMVHQLDAPEQYQLTVLNFANEDIAGTVRSKTLPPGATVRDMFTGAHIAVVDDLHSFAVEMIPHHGMALLVEVEPADEDGSV; this comes from the coding sequence ATGTCGCAGACGGTGGAGTCCATGCCCGACGATGGACCGCCCGACGAGGGTGAAACCGGCAATGCGCCTGCCGAGATCACCTACGACGAGCATCTACACCCCGCCCGACCTCGTACGTTGCGATTCCGTCCGCGGGTACGAAACCCGTTTGTACGCAGGTCGATTGCGCAGGACGGCTCGCCGACGGCGGACAATCAGGCGTACGTGTCGTGGCTGTTGTCACAATCGATGCTCGCCGACGCCAACGAGATCAGCCAGCAATTCTCCGGCCAGGGTTCGATGTGGCAGAACCCATACGCCACGCCCAGTCCTCGCAGTGCCGTCGAGGCCGCTTCGGTCTGGTTCACCGCGTACCCGCTGTCGCTCATCACCCGGCCCGATGAGTCGTTCCTCAAGGCCATGGCCGATGAGGCGATGTGGAAGGCATTCGCGGAGATCGGTATCGAGGGAATTCATACCGGCCCCGTCAAACGCGCCGGGGGTATCGCCGGCTGGCAGCTGACCCCCAGCGTCGACGGCCACTTCGACCGGATCAGCACCCAGATCGACCCGGCCTTCGGCACCGAAGACGAGTTCCGCCAGATGTGCGGCACCGCGAACTGGTACGGCGGCACGATCCTCGACGACATCGTGCCCGGCCACACCGGCAAGGGCGCGGACTTCCGGCTGGCGGAGATGAAGTACGCCGACTACCCCGGCATCTACCACATGATCGACATCGACCCGCTGGACTGGGAGCACCTGCCCGACGTTCCGCACGGCCGGGACTCGGTCAACGTCGACGCCGCCACCGAGGAGTGGCTGGACAAGGCCGGCTACATCATCGGCCGGCTCCAGCGCGTGATCTTCTACGCCGAAGGCATCAAGGAGACCAACTGGAGCGTCACCCGCCCCGTCGTCGGCATCGACGGCGTCGAGCGGCGCTGGGTGTATCTGCACTATTTCAAGGAGGGTCAGCCCTCGATCAACTGGCTGGACCCGTCTTTCGCCGGGATGCGTCTGGTCATCGGCGACGCACTGCACTCACTGACCGATCTCGGTTCGGGTGGGCTGCGCCTCGACGCCAACGGCTTCCTCGGCGCCGAGAAGACGTCCGGGGACGACGGCGTGGGATGGTCGGAAGGTCACCCGCTGTCGCAGGCTGCCAACCAGTTCATCGGGAGCATGGTGCGCAAGCTGGGCGGGTTCACCTTCCAGGAGCTGAACCTGACGATCGACGACATCAAGGAGACCAGCGGCACCGGCGCCGATCTGTCCTACGACTTCGTCAACCGGCCCGCCTATCACCACGCCCTGGCGACCGCTGACACCGAGTTCCTGCGCCTCACGCTGCGCACGGCCATCGAACTGGGTGTGGACCCGGCATCGCTGGTTCATGCGCTGCAGAACCACGACGAGCTGACCTACGAACTGGTGCACTGGTCGAACGGCCACAAGGACGACGTCTACACCTACAAGGGCCACGAGATCACCGGCGAGGCACTCGGCGAACGTGTTCGCGCCGACCTCACCGAGGCGCTCACCGGAGCGGCCGCACCCTACAACCGCGTGTTCACCACGAACGGAATCGCTTGCACCACAGCGACAGTGATCGCTGCGACGCTGGGCTACCGCGACCTCGACGACATCGACGATGACATCGACCGCATCCGCCGGGCGCACCTGCTGCTGGCCATGTTCAACGCACTTCAGCCGGGCGTGTTCGCGCTGTCCGGCTGGGACCTGTGCGGCATGCTCACCTTGCCGTCGGCCGAGGTCGCCGACCTGATGCACGGCGGCGACACCCGCTGGATCCACCGCGCCGCGCACGATCTGATGGGCGTCAACCCGGCAGCGACGAAGTCGAACGCCGGAATGCCGCGTGGCCGAAGCCTGTACGGCTCGATCCCGGAGCAGCTCGCCGACGACACCAGCTTCCTGCGCCAACTGCAGGCGATACTGCGGGTCCGGGCGCACTACGGCATTGCGACCAGCCGGCAGGTCGACATTCCTGAGGTGTCGCATCGCGGCATGTTGGTGATGGTGCACCAGCTCGACGCCCCTGAGCAGTATCAGCTGACCGTCTTGAACTTCGCCAACGAAGACATCGCCGGCACTGTGCGATCCAAGACTCTGCCGCCGGGTGCGACTGTGCGGGATATGTTCACCGGAGCGCACATCGCTGTCGTCGACGATCTGCACAGCTTCGCGGTCGAGATGATTCCGCATCACGGGATGGCGCTTCTGGTCGAAGTCGAACCTGCCGACGAGGACGGATCGGTCTGA
- a CDS encoding sensor domain-containing diguanylate cyclase: MSDTDEFGDVDRLRQLIDKLPAMVAYWDGDLRNVVANEAHRQFFGKTAAEIRGMHITELLTGDLGEASLPHVYAAMAGEDQIFEKTLTDHTGAVRHVQASYLPDVVDGQVRGLYVQVADVTARVEAERARDDAQRLFEISMDNAPFGKAVFTTDGQALYINSALRELLGIRPHEEAALNYYDGIHPDDFAVAEQDWRELLSGSVDQIDTEVRYVRSDGAIIWVHRAAVLAPRAHGGADVVIAQLQDVTDRKDTEVELAHRAVTDPLTGLYNRHSLVARIAEHRSAHPGDCVAALFIDLDGFKKVNDSHGHAAGDAVLEAAAQQLAGAVASPNAVYRIGGDEFVVLVVDDVSASIVERLVQDVGTAVSGTYPVEGGEVTLTASVGWARSRTADAAELIRDADVDMYRHKARRRQGDQRLSSTEIVARDGE, from the coding sequence ATGTCGGACACCGATGAGTTCGGTGACGTCGATCGACTGCGGCAGCTCATCGACAAATTGCCGGCCATGGTGGCGTACTGGGACGGCGATCTGCGAAATGTGGTCGCCAATGAGGCTCACCGACAGTTCTTCGGTAAGACTGCCGCCGAGATCCGCGGCATGCACATCACCGAGTTGCTGACCGGAGACCTCGGCGAGGCGAGCCTGCCGCACGTCTACGCCGCAATGGCAGGCGAGGATCAGATTTTCGAGAAGACCCTGACCGACCACACCGGCGCTGTCCGTCATGTCCAGGCCTCCTACCTGCCGGACGTGGTCGACGGGCAGGTGCGTGGGTTGTACGTGCAGGTGGCTGATGTGACAGCGCGGGTCGAGGCCGAGAGGGCCCGCGATGACGCTCAGCGGCTGTTCGAGATCAGCATGGACAACGCGCCGTTCGGAAAGGCCGTGTTCACCACCGACGGACAGGCGCTCTACATCAACTCGGCGCTGCGCGAGCTGTTGGGGATCCGGCCGCACGAGGAGGCGGCTCTCAACTACTACGACGGCATCCACCCTGATGATTTCGCTGTGGCAGAACAGGATTGGCGCGAGCTGCTATCCGGCTCGGTGGATCAGATCGACACGGAGGTCCGCTATGTCAGGAGCGACGGCGCCATCATCTGGGTGCATCGCGCCGCGGTGCTGGCGCCCCGCGCACACGGCGGTGCCGACGTCGTGATCGCCCAGCTTCAGGACGTCACCGACCGCAAGGACACCGAAGTCGAACTGGCCCACCGCGCCGTGACTGATCCGCTCACCGGCCTGTACAACCGGCACTCGCTCGTAGCTCGGATCGCCGAACATCGCTCCGCCCACCCCGGCGACTGCGTGGCCGCGTTGTTCATCGACCTCGATGGATTCAAGAAGGTTAACGATTCGCACGGCCACGCCGCTGGGGATGCCGTTCTGGAGGCCGCCGCCCAACAGCTTGCCGGGGCGGTGGCGTCGCCCAATGCGGTCTACCGTATCGGCGGCGACGAGTTCGTGGTCCTGGTCGTCGACGACGTCAGCGCGTCCATCGTCGAGCGATTGGTGCAGGACGTGGGGACTGCGGTCAGCGGCACGTATCCCGTCGAGGGCGGCGAGGTGACACTGACGGCGTCGGTGGGGTGGGCACGCAGCCGGACAGCGGACGCCGCCGAACTCATCCGCGACGCCGATGTCGACATGTACCGGCATAAAGCACGGCGCCGGCAGGGTGATCAACGCCTCAGCTCAACCGAAATTGTCGCGCGCGACGGCGAGTAG